The following proteins come from a genomic window of Mammaliicoccus sp. Marseille-Q6498:
- a CDS encoding glyoxalase yields the protein MLHSAWFNLPVENLEKSAAFFEEIGFEINRNPDMLGKMIGIQVSDSSIIILIEKSHFEKISHNPVKPGANEVMISLGVKENKDVDEILEKVEASNGKVLQHSTKLEGYYGGLFEDLDGHKFNLLVC from the coding sequence ATGTTACATTCAGCTTGGTTTAATTTACCTGTTGAGAATTTAGAAAAAAGCGCGGCGTTTTTTGAAGAAATAGGATTTGAAATTAATAGAAATCCAGATATGTTAGGAAAAATGATCGGGATTCAAGTATCAGACAGCTCAATCATCATTTTAATAGAAAAGTCTCACTTCGAAAAAATATCGCATAATCCAGTAAAGCCCGGAGCTAATGAAGTTATGATATCTCTTGGAGTAAAAGAAAATAAAGATGTAGATGAAATATTAGAAAAAGTCGAAGCATCTAATGGCAAAGTATTACAACATTCAACGAAACTAGAAGGTTATTATGGTGGCTTATTTGAAGATTTAGATGGTCATAAATTTAATTTGTTAGTTTGCTAA
- a CDS encoding VraH family protein has protein sequence MKVKDLIKQSYEDLLDLKVTWENVAIIGIAVVVLSAITTPIIGIPVGLLGGAYYIKNEERKDND, from the coding sequence ATGAAAGTTAAAGATCTTATTAAGCAATCTTATGAAGACTTATTAGATTTAAAAGTTACGTGGGAAAATGTAGCGATTATAGGTATAGCTGTAGTTGTACTGAGTGCGATTACAACACCAATTATTGGTATTCCTGTTGGGCTTTTAGGTGGAGCGTACTATATTAAAAATGAAGAAAGAAAAGATAATGATTAA
- a CDS encoding PepSY domain-containing protein has protein sequence MKAKGIATVAVSALLLTACGNSSSESNSSTKSESSKASNQVIKVDKIKTSPEDAIKKAQKEYSGQSLKGISYEKSNGEWAYKIDQQKNGEESEVLIEDKGQKVINKETEKEDSVNNNEAFKYSDAIDYKKAIKNGQKEFDGDVKEWSLSKDDGKLVYDLDLQKGKTKHEITIDAKNGKVLNNEEDN, from the coding sequence ATGAAAGCGAAAGGTATAGCAACTGTAGCAGTATCTGCGTTATTACTAACTGCGTGTGGTAACAGCTCATCTGAAAGTAATTCAAGTACAAAGTCTGAGAGTTCAAAAGCAAGTAATCAAGTGATAAAGGTAGATAAAATTAAAACCTCTCCAGAAGACGCTATTAAAAAAGCTCAAAAAGAGTATAGTGGTCAAAGCTTAAAAGGTATTTCCTATGAAAAAAGTAATGGAGAATGGGCTTATAAAATTGATCAACAAAAAAATGGTGAAGAATCAGAAGTGCTTATAGAAGATAAAGGTCAAAAAGTAATCAATAAAGAAACTGAAAAAGAAGATTCAGTAAATAATAATGAAGCTTTTAAATATAGTGATGCTATAGATTATAAAAAAGCAATTAAAAATGGACAAAAAGAATTTGATGGTGATGTTAAAGAATGGTCATTATCAAAAGATGATGGGAAATTAGTATATGATTTAGATCTACAAAAAGGTAAAACAAAACACGAAATTACAATAGACGCTAAAAATGGTAAAGTTCTGAATAACGAAGAAGATAATTAA
- a CDS encoding GNAT family N-acetyltransferase → MDYKVSFQIPTVDDYFMLVKSCNLIIKDKKAIEIGLKNALFNITIYDGNSLIGMGRVVGDGATVFHIVDIAVSPNYQNKGLGKVIMNHIMSYIDDNRFKGSYVNLISETPANFLYEKYGFNYVDETTPAMYIEY, encoded by the coding sequence ATGGATTATAAAGTATCGTTTCAAATTCCTACAGTTGATGATTATTTTATGCTTGTAAAAAGTTGTAACTTAATCATCAAAGATAAAAAAGCTATAGAAATCGGATTAAAAAATGCTTTATTTAATATCACAATTTATGATGGTAACTCACTAATCGGTATGGGAAGAGTTGTTGGAGATGGCGCGACTGTTTTTCACATCGTGGATATAGCTGTTAGTCCAAACTATCAAAACAAAGGTTTAGGAAAAGTTATTATGAATCATATTATGTCTTATATCGACGACAATCGTTTTAAAGGAAGTTATGTGAATTTAATATCCGAAACACCTGCTAATTTTCTTTATGAAAAATATGGATTTAACTATGTAGACGAAACAACCCCTGCAATGTATATTGAATATTAA
- a CDS encoding VOC family protein → MFIDRLDHLVLTVSSIEDTIQFYENALGMEAIHFGEGRTALKFGNQKINLHQKDNVIKPHAHKPTSGSADLCFITEVSIEEVVSHLQSCEVQIELGPVTRTGALGEIISVYLRDPDNNLIEVSNYK, encoded by the coding sequence ATGTTTATAGATAGACTCGATCATTTAGTATTAACTGTTTCAAGTATAGAAGACACAATACAATTTTACGAAAACGCACTTGGTATGGAAGCTATACATTTTGGTGAAGGTAGAACTGCTTTAAAATTCGGGAACCAGAAGATAAATTTACATCAAAAAGATAATGTTATTAAGCCTCACGCTCATAAACCTACATCCGGTTCAGCAGACCTTTGTTTTATTACAGAAGTATCAATAGAAGAAGTAGTTTCTCACTTACAAAGTTGTGAGGTCCAAATCGAATTAGGTCCAGTTACACGAACTGGAGCTCTTGGTGAAATTATTTCTGTATATTTAAGAGACCCTGATAACAACTTAATCGAAGTTTCAAATTACAAATAA
- a CDS encoding MmcQ/YjbR family DNA-binding protein, protein MLTREKVFDFVENEYGIFPDYPWAKYSNYATLRHKENRKWFGLILDITSDKIGIETDEKIDVINLKVRKEFIGPLRKKEGIYPAYQMDKSNWITINLKEISTINQIKDLIEESYELTT, encoded by the coding sequence ATGCTAACTAGAGAAAAGGTATTTGATTTTGTTGAAAATGAATATGGAATATTTCCAGATTATCCTTGGGCGAAATATTCTAATTATGCAACGTTGAGACATAAAGAAAATCGAAAATGGTTTGGGTTAATCTTGGATATTACTTCCGATAAAATAGGCATAGAGACAGATGAAAAGATTGATGTTATAAATCTAAAAGTTAGAAAAGAATTCATCGGACCATTAAGAAAAAAAGAAGGAATTTATCCTGCTTATCAAATGGATAAATCTAATTGGATAACCATTAATTTAAAAGAGATAAGCACGATAAATCAGATTAAAGATTTGATTGAAGAGAGTTATGAATTAACTACTTAA
- the smpB gene encoding SsrA-binding protein SmpB, with the protein MPKVQSKPLAQNRKASHDYTIEDTVEAGIVLQGTEIKSIRRGSANLKDSYARVYNGEMYVYNMHIAPYEEGNRFNHDPLRNRKLLLKRKEIDKLFGITREKGYALIPLKLYIKHGYCKVLLGVAKGKRDYDKRHALKEKEAKRDVERAMKQRY; encoded by the coding sequence GTGCCAAAAGTTCAGAGTAAACCTTTAGCTCAAAATCGTAAAGCAAGCCATGATTATACAATAGAAGATACGGTTGAAGCGGGTATTGTACTACAAGGTACAGAAATCAAATCCATTCGCCGAGGTAGTGCTAACTTAAAGGATTCATATGCACGTGTATACAACGGAGAAATGTACGTTTACAACATGCATATCGCACCATATGAAGAAGGTAACCGATTTAATCATGATCCATTAAGAAATCGAAAATTACTTTTAAAAAGAAAAGAAATCGATAAACTTTTTGGTATTACAAGAGAAAAAGGGTATGCATTAATACCACTTAAACTCTACATTAAACACGGTTACTGTAAAGTATTGCTAGGTGTTGCAAAAGGTAAACGAGATTATGATAAACGTCATGCATTAAAAGAAAAAGAAGCAAAACGTGACGTAGAAAGAGCTATGAAGCAACGTTATTAA
- the rnr gene encoding ribonuclease R — MNLREEVEQIINDKEYHPMTVSEFQDILGFSNADSFKELIKVLVDLEQTGQLERTKTDRYKRKREKSDLVKGILSQHKKGFAFLRPEDDTHEDIFIPPNQINKAMDGDEVLVEVVPSRGDHKGKIEGRVKAITTRNITQVVGTYTEAKHFGFVLPDDKRITQDLFIPKGKNLGAIEGHKVLVEITEYADGTHNPEGHVKAILGHKNDPGVDILSIIYQHGINIEFPDNVIEEAENVPDQINPNEIKGRRDLRDELTITIDGADAKDLDDAVSVKALDNGLTELTVSIADVSYYVKENSELDKEAYDRATSVYLVDRVIPMIPHRLSNGICSLNPNEDRLTLSCRMEIDQQGEVVRHEIFESVIHSDYRMTYTDVNSIIENSDQEIRNQYAEITPMLDLAQQLSKQLIAKRKRRGEIDFDIKEAQVLVDEDGIPNDIKVRERNDAERLIESFMLSANETIAEHFSKLEVPFIYRVHENPKAERLNKFFEFITNFGLAVKGSSEDIHPSTLQKIVEEVAGQKEEMVIATLMLRSMQQARYSEDNLGHFGLSADYYTHFTSPIRRYPDLIVHRLIRKYLIEKSMNSKQIRHWEDMLPDIADHTSKRERRAIDAERDTDDLKKSEYMIQHVGEVFTGIISSVANFGMFVELENTIEGMVHISNLTDDYYNFDERNMAIIGERQAKVFRIGDKVEVKVINVNVDERMIDFQIVGMPIAEKNRERLAREKTIKAKKRGSSQEKDKKDFNNKGKGKGKQGNKDKKPYYKAKNVKNKARRKKK; from the coding sequence ATGAATCTAAGAGAAGAAGTTGAACAAATTATCAATGATAAAGAATACCATCCTATGACAGTAAGTGAATTTCAAGATATATTAGGATTTAGTAACGCTGATTCATTTAAAGAATTAATTAAAGTTCTAGTTGATTTAGAACAAACGGGTCAACTAGAAAGAACGAAGACGGATAGATATAAGAGAAAAAGAGAAAAATCAGATTTAGTTAAAGGCATATTAAGCCAACATAAAAAAGGCTTTGCATTTTTAAGACCTGAAGACGATACACATGAAGATATATTCATTCCACCAAATCAAATTAATAAAGCGATGGATGGTGACGAAGTATTAGTCGAAGTCGTGCCTTCTCGTGGTGACCATAAAGGTAAAATAGAAGGAAGAGTTAAAGCGATTACGACACGTAATATCACACAAGTTGTAGGTACTTATACAGAAGCTAAACATTTTGGTTTTGTATTGCCTGACGATAAACGTATTACACAAGACTTATTCATTCCTAAAGGTAAAAATTTAGGTGCGATTGAAGGTCATAAAGTATTAGTAGAAATTACTGAATATGCTGATGGCACGCATAACCCTGAAGGACACGTAAAAGCCATTCTTGGACATAAAAACGATCCAGGCGTTGATATTTTATCTATCATTTATCAACATGGCATTAATATCGAGTTCCCAGACAACGTAATCGAAGAAGCTGAAAACGTACCAGACCAAATTAATCCAAATGAGATTAAAGGTAGACGCGATTTAAGAGATGAATTAACGATTACGATAGATGGTGCAGATGCAAAAGACTTAGATGATGCCGTATCAGTAAAAGCATTAGATAATGGACTTACAGAACTGACAGTTAGCATTGCTGATGTGAGTTACTATGTGAAGGAAAACAGTGAACTAGATAAAGAAGCATATGATAGAGCAACAAGTGTTTATTTAGTTGATAGAGTGATTCCAATGATTCCACACAGATTAAGTAATGGTATTTGTTCATTAAATCCAAATGAAGATAGACTTACTTTAAGTTGTAGAATGGAAATTGATCAGCAAGGTGAAGTTGTTAGACATGAAATATTTGAAAGTGTGATTCATTCAGATTATAGAATGACGTACACTGACGTAAACAGCATCATCGAAAATAGCGATCAAGAAATTAGAAATCAATATGCTGAAATTACACCAATGCTTGATTTAGCGCAACAATTATCTAAACAATTAATTGCAAAACGTAAACGTCGTGGCGAAATTGATTTTGATATTAAAGAAGCACAAGTATTAGTAGATGAAGACGGTATTCCTAACGACATTAAAGTTAGAGAAAGAAATGACGCTGAGAGATTAATAGAAAGCTTTATGTTATCAGCTAACGAAACGATTGCAGAACACTTTAGCAAATTAGAAGTACCTTTCATATATCGTGTCCATGAAAATCCAAAAGCAGAACGATTAAATAAGTTCTTTGAATTTATTACGAACTTTGGTCTTGCTGTTAAAGGATCAAGTGAAGATATTCATCCATCAACTTTACAAAAAATTGTAGAAGAAGTTGCCGGACAAAAAGAAGAAATGGTTATTGCTACATTAATGTTAAGAAGTATGCAACAAGCGAGATATAGTGAAGATAACTTAGGTCACTTCGGTTTATCAGCTGATTATTACACACATTTCACTTCACCAATTAGAAGATATCCTGACTTAATTGTACATAGATTGATTCGTAAATATTTAATTGAAAAATCTATGAATAGTAAGCAAATTAGACATTGGGAAGATATGTTACCAGATATCGCTGATCACACTTCTAAACGTGAAAGAAGAGCGATTGACGCTGAACGCGACACAGATGATCTGAAGAAATCAGAATATATGATTCAACATGTTGGAGAAGTATTTACTGGTATCATTAGTTCAGTTGCTAACTTTGGTATGTTTGTTGAACTAGAGAACACAATTGAAGGTATGGTACACATATCTAACTTAACAGATGACTACTATAACTTTGATGAGCGTAACATGGCCATTATCGGTGAACGCCAAGCAAAAGTATTCAGAATTGGTGATAAAGTTGAAGTTAAAGTCATTAACGTCAATGTTGACGAAAGAATGATAGACTTCCAAATTGTTGGTATGCCAATAGCTGAAAAAAATAGAGAACGTTTAGCGAGAGAAAAAACAATCAAAGCTAAAAAACGTGGCTCATCACAAGAAAAAGATAAAAAAGATTTCAATAACAAAGGTAAAGGCAAAGGTAAACAAGGCAATAAAGATAAAAAGCCTTATTACAAAGCAAAAAATGTAAAAAACAAAGCAAGACGTAAGAAAAAATAG